The following are encoded together in the Bactrocera neohumeralis isolate Rockhampton chromosome 6, APGP_CSIRO_Bneo_wtdbg2-racon-allhic-juicebox.fasta_v2, whole genome shotgun sequence genome:
- the LOC126763602 gene encoding AF4/FMR2 family member lilli isoform X1 — MSVQQFCLRWNNHQPNFISVCSSLLHNGTLVDVTLAAEGRQLQAHKIVLSACSSYFQTLFTSNPCQHPIVILKDVQYDDLKTMVDFMYYGEVNVSQEQLPHILKTAEMLKIKGLAEMPTDPANLTKSESKSSNEPTDLVGSGSTGSNGQSSSGVTSGGMGSSAGGSINETLWEPQHHHGQHGETQFQSHPHQQQQNSQTQTSQQQQQHHQLRRTPSPLGSGASPATRRKRLRKSSNNGSGDRTNSDEQHNTSLDSGNNTGGISLTQMSQMSFGTTGGSISGIPTHTLHATKLLKESSSTEVEPHPQDDSLDDGHGHVHMQIKPEVDMSSVQQSMPLDISAATTPSEHDAPNSQSSHSDLSQPSNANMSTIVAQPECSPRAVNMAMSPSPSNLLSQQQQHHSPAQLQHQHSQQQQMGTKRNRILTRQPRVKRDSDSLSNAQASPEPNQGSCVDFDPFSNSPGGSSHSNYIAAHALQLHTHPSHHHLLTVPPRIERHSSEPAPSLTPSSPHLLSVPQSTPFLMKQHSDPLLPTQHSLSGAGALIVGGGGIGGTNPFAPLHRQYSHPLSCTTTSSANNSAGTSHITSVPLQHSHHISLPESMYTSGGSPPPVGSSQYVVPQQIVSSGSSGTSNEPGSGASSASPSKVLSIPHFTTTYIDDSDSRGRNNSPTTPSSMGGVHTNTSSISSAPLERVRSTESNTPPPTATTGKIRSSKSTSSVMLPERMSSLHPGTAAMGSSSFEHLPSLRVKSEELQRSVSSPQTSREIITLENPRSSHCPVIRPGPALGCNFCWNTIDGHGRILRRKTKYHCPECQTNLCIVPCFQEYHERQNNEAANTSSGNDGNSKSYSGTSGRSGNSGSGGSSTRLYSKTESI, encoded by the exons ATGTCGGTGCAACAATTTTGTTTGCGCTGGAATAACCATCAACCGAATTTCATTTCGGTATGTTCCTCGTTACTACATAATGGAACATTAGTAGACGTTACCTTAGCAGCAGAAGGACGACAACTTCAAGCTCACAAAATTGTCCTCTCTGCTTGCAGCTCATACTTTCAA ACATTATTTACATCGAATCCCTGTCAACATCCAATTGTAATACTTAAAGATGTCCAATATGATGACCTCAAGACTATGGTTGATTTTATGTACTATGGGGAAGTGAATGTATCACAAGAGCAGTTACCACACATTCTAAAAACGGCTGAGATGCTTAAAATCAAAGGACTTGCTGAAATGCCCACCGATCCTGCCAATTTAACTAAATCTGAAAGTAAATCATCGAATGAACCCACCGATTTAGTGGGTAGCGGTAGTACTGGCAGTAACGGCCAAAGTAGCAGTGGTGTTACTAGCGGTGGCATGGGTAGTAGTGCCGGTGGTAGCATAAATGAGACACTTTGGGAG CCCCAGCACCACCATGGCCAACACGGTGAAACACAGTTTCAGTCTCATccccatcaacaacaacaaaacagccaAACGCAAAcatcacaacagcagcaacaacatcatcaATTAAGACGCACTCCCTCACCATTAGGTTCGGGGGCTTCACCGGCAACTAGACGAAAACGACTTCGGAAATCTTCAAATAACG GATCTGGCGATCGCACTAATTCGGACGAGCAACATAATACTTCTTTGGACAGTGGAAACAATACTGGTGGCATAAGTCTTACACAGATGAGTCAAATGTCGTTTGGAACCACAGGTGGTTCCATCAGTGGCATACCAACTCACACTCTACACGCAACAAAATTGTTAAAAGAATCGTCTAGCACTGAGGTTGAACCACATCCACAAGATGATAGCTTGGACGATGGTCATGGACACGTCCACAtgcaaatt aaacctgaagttgacatgagcAGCGTTCAGCAATCGATGCCATTAGATATTTCTGCTGCTACAACACCTTCGGAACATGATGCACCAAATTCTCAATCATCTCATTCTG ATTTATCACAGCCGTCAAACGCTAATATGTCCACAATTGTCGCTCAGCCGGAATGTTCACCACGCGCTGTCAATATGGCGATGTCACCGTCACCTAGCAATCTACtctctcaacaacaacaacatcattcTCCAGCGCAATTGCAACATCAACattcacaacaacagcaaatgggCACGAAACGTAATCGTATACTGACACGTCAGCCGCGTGTTAAACGCGACAGTGATAGTCTTTCAAATGCTCAGGCTTCACCCGAACCCAATCAGGGATCTTGTGTAGATTTCGATCCATTTAGCAATTCGCCTGGTGGTAGTTCACATTCGAACTACATCGCAGCCCATGCACTGCAATTGCACACACATCCCAGTCACCATCACCTGCTGACAGTGCCGCCGCGTATAGAGCGTCACTCATCCGAACCGGCTCCGAGTTTAACACCATCCTCTCCACACTTGCTCTCTGTACCGCAGAGTACACCTTTTCTGATGAAACAGCATTCGGATCCATTACTGCCCACTCAACATTCACTTAGTGGTGCTGGCGCATTAATCGTCGGTGGTGGTGGTATTGGTGGCACAAATCCTTTTGCACCGCTACATCGTCAGTATTCACATCCACTATCGTGTACAACAACCAGTAGCGCTAACAACAGTGCTGGCACTAGTCATATCACCAGCGTTCCACTACAGCATTCACACCACATATCACTACCTGAATCAATGTACACGTCCGGCGGTTCACCACCACCTGTTGGTTCGTCGCAATATGTTGTGCCGCAGCAAATTGTGTCCAGCGGTAGTAGTGGCACGTCGAACGAGCCAGGCAGCGGTGCTTCTTCAGCCAGTCCATCAAAAGTGCTCAGCATACCACACTTCACCACTACTTACATTGATGACAGCGATTCACGTGGTCGCAACAATTCACCCACTACTCCCTCATCCATGGGCGGTGTCCATACTAATACGTCAAGTATTAGTTCAGCACCATTGGAGCGTGTTCGTTCAACGGAGTCGAATACACcaccaccaacagcaacaacaggcaAGATTCGTAGCTCGAAATCTACATCTAGTGTTATGTTACCGGAACGAATGAGTAGTTTGCATCCTGGAACCGCAGCCATGGGCAGCAGTTCATTTGAACACTTACCTTCGTTGCGTGTCAAGAGCGAGGAATTACAAAGATCAGTGTCTTCTCCACAA ACCTCTCGGGAGATCATCACTTTGGAGAATCCTCGTTCTAGTCATTGTCCCGTTATACGGCCCGGTCCGGCACTGGGCTGTAATTTTTGTTGGAACACTATAGACGGACATGGTAGAATTTTGCGGCGCAAAACCAAATACCACTGTCCCGAATGCCAAACGAATTTATGCATTGTACCATGTTTTCAAGAGTATCACGAGCGGCAAAACAATGAAGCGGCAAATACTTCATCCGGCAATGATGGCAATAGTAAATCTTACTCAGGTACCTCCGGCAGGAGTGGAAATAGCGGCAGTGGCGGCAGTAGCACGCGACTCTATTCCAAAACGGAATCCATTTGA
- the LOC126763602 gene encoding longitudinals lacking protein, isoforms N/O/W/X/Y isoform X2 has product MSVQQFCLRWNNHQPNFISVCSSLLHNGTLVDVTLAAEGRQLQAHKIVLSACSSYFQTLFTSNPCQHPIVILKDVQYDDLKTMVDFMYYGEVNVSQEQLPHILKTAEMLKIKGLAEMPTDPANLTKSESKSSNEPTDLVGSGSTGSNGQSSSGVTSGGMGSSAGGSINETLWEPQHHHGQHGETQFQSHPHQQQQNSQTQTSQQQQQHHQLRRTPSPLGSGASPATRRKRLRKSSNNGSGDRTNSDEQHNTSLDSGNNTGGISLTQMSQMSFGTTGGSISGIPTHTLHATKLLKESSSTEVEPHPQDDSLDDGHGHVHMQIKPEVDMSSVQQSMPLDISAATTPSEHDAPNSQSSHSGLQWTVVDSNYSRFSLSTCQPNLIGNGGGNAGGSAGAQQANASANNDQQQRQQHAQDSAQQAAAGQQQQQQQQQHFQQLHYQQQQQQQQQQQHQQQQQQQQQQQQQQQQNTATTYSPQIITVNSLVSNYGGAGAAAQNLSPTSPNESSMVQSVYSQGPTPIQSPAHPNDVAGNASGSGGSNISTANATPSGGGAGSSAGNAGGAGGSSSSSGGNTTSGSGGNQGGKRKRSVNPQGDENFIRALEAVRSGGIGFCKAARLFGVNNRTLWLEYKKRGYPVSRPSIKARVVKQEPNMSPSPPPQNTATDDTTNENYEHLTAAVAAAAQSAALNMQIPPPADTPTPSVMCTPHHTGSGSGAGGAHPAMGVMNFLDPRHMDFSAAGLHTVSRQRYIDATGVGPGTGTGTINVNPAAAMNLQSINFNSI; this is encoded by the exons ATGTCGGTGCAACAATTTTGTTTGCGCTGGAATAACCATCAACCGAATTTCATTTCGGTATGTTCCTCGTTACTACATAATGGAACATTAGTAGACGTTACCTTAGCAGCAGAAGGACGACAACTTCAAGCTCACAAAATTGTCCTCTCTGCTTGCAGCTCATACTTTCAA ACATTATTTACATCGAATCCCTGTCAACATCCAATTGTAATACTTAAAGATGTCCAATATGATGACCTCAAGACTATGGTTGATTTTATGTACTATGGGGAAGTGAATGTATCACAAGAGCAGTTACCACACATTCTAAAAACGGCTGAGATGCTTAAAATCAAAGGACTTGCTGAAATGCCCACCGATCCTGCCAATTTAACTAAATCTGAAAGTAAATCATCGAATGAACCCACCGATTTAGTGGGTAGCGGTAGTACTGGCAGTAACGGCCAAAGTAGCAGTGGTGTTACTAGCGGTGGCATGGGTAGTAGTGCCGGTGGTAGCATAAATGAGACACTTTGGGAG CCCCAGCACCACCATGGCCAACACGGTGAAACACAGTTTCAGTCTCATccccatcaacaacaacaaaacagccaAACGCAAAcatcacaacagcagcaacaacatcatcaATTAAGACGCACTCCCTCACCATTAGGTTCGGGGGCTTCACCGGCAACTAGACGAAAACGACTTCGGAAATCTTCAAATAACG GATCTGGCGATCGCACTAATTCGGACGAGCAACATAATACTTCTTTGGACAGTGGAAACAATACTGGTGGCATAAGTCTTACACAGATGAGTCAAATGTCGTTTGGAACCACAGGTGGTTCCATCAGTGGCATACCAACTCACACTCTACACGCAACAAAATTGTTAAAAGAATCGTCTAGCACTGAGGTTGAACCACATCCACAAGATGATAGCTTGGACGATGGTCATGGACACGTCCACAtgcaaatt aaacctgaagttgacatgagcAGCGTTCAGCAATCGATGCCATTAGATATTTCTGCTGCTACAACACCTTCGGAACATGATGCACCAAATTCTCAATCATCTCATTCTG GTCTGCAATGGACGGTCGTTGACTCGAACTATTCACGCTTTTCGCTATCGACTTGTCAGCCAAATTTGATTGGCAACGGCGGCGGAAATGCTGGTGGCAGCGCTGGCGCACAACAAGCAAACGCATCAGCAAATAACGATCaacagcaacggcaacaacatGCGCAGGACTCAGCTCAACAAGCCGCTGCTggtcaacagcagcaacaacagcaacagcagcattTTCAACAGTTAcattatcaacaacaacaacagcagcaacaacaacagcaacatcagcaacaacaacagcagcagcaacaacaacagcagcaacagcaacaaaataccGCAACCACTTATTCGCCACAGATTATCACAGTGAATAGCCTAGTCAGCAATTATGGTGGAGCCGGTGCGGCAGCACAAAACCTATCACCAACTTCACCCAATGAATCGAGCATGGTGCAATCGGTGTACAGTCAAGGTCCTACGCCCATACAATCACCAGCACATCCCAACGATGTGGCAGGCAATGCCTCTGGCAGTGGTGGTAGTAACATTTCCACCGCCAACGCCACGCCAAGTGGTGGTGGTGCCGGTAGTAGTGCCGGTAACGCCGGTGGTGCTGGCGGCAGCAGTAGCTCAAGTGGTGGAAATACAACTAGCGGCAGTGGTGGCAATCAAGGTGGTAAACGTAAACGTTCGGTCAACCCTCAAGGTGATGAAAATTTCATACGCGCTTTAGAGGCCGTACGTTCCGGTGGTATAGGTTTCTGTAAGGCTGCACGCCTCTTCGGCGTAAATAATCGTACATTATGGTTGGAATACAAAAAACGCGGTTACCCGGTATCGCGACCCAGCATTAAAGCACGTGTCGTTAAACAAGAACCAAATATGTCACCATCACCACCACCACAGAACACCGCTACCGATGATACGACCAATGAAAATTACGAACACCTAACAGCAGCAGTAGCTGCGGCTGCTCAATCAGCTGCATTGAATATGCAAATACCGCCGCCAGCCGACACACCAACACCATCGGTGATGTGTACACCACACCATACTGGCTCAGGTAGTGGTGCCGGCGGTGCACACCCCGCAATGGGCGTAATGAACTTTTTAGATCCGCGACATATGGACTTCTCTGCGGCTGGTCTGCATACAGTGTCCAGGCAGCGATATATTGATGCGACCGGTGTCGGTCCGGGCACCGGCACGGGCACAATCAACGTTAATCCGGCAGCTGCAATGAATTTACAAAGTATTAACTTCAATTCAATATAG